The DNA sequence GAAACAATCAACTGAATGAGCCATTTCAATATTAATATTAATCAAAATAGCAATTCTAAAATACCTTTAAAAGATCGCGCTGATCTTTCTATAAATGTTTAAAATTAGATATATTTAGAAAAAAGACCAGAGGTAGACAGTAAATTCACCGATCAAGCAAAAACCACTCAGTTCAGTCGATGCTGGCACATAAGCTTTTACTTGGATATACACGTAATAGATTAGCGTTGTTTTGCTTCACGTACTCACAGGATATGGACAGGAGCAGTTTATGGTCACAACATTTTGCTTATGGAGAAGTGTTCAAATTATACGGTGAAGAAGTCCTTGCTAGAACAAATAATATTAATCAAAAGAAGCCGTTTGAGTTATTTATTGTGAGAAACTTAAAAGCAAAAAGCCCGTAACACTTTGCAGCGTTACGGGCTTTTCTAAATGTGGTCGGTGATAAATGGAGCCCATTGAGCGACAGCTCAGTGTATGGGCAAACTAATTATTATTCCCTCTGGTCCAACTCTTTATAAATTTAGGAAAGCACACTAATTAAAGTGCACGCTCAAACTCCAGACGAAAAAAAACCGCAACAAGTGCGGTTTCTTTAAATGTGGTCGGTGATAAAGGATTCGAACCTTTGACCCCCTGGTCCCAAACCAGGTGCGCTACCAAGCTGCGCTAATCACCGAGAACTTATTTTACATTCTTGTTTTACATCGAGAAAAGATGGGGCGAATGACGGGGATTGAACCCGCGACAACCGGAATCACAATCCGGGGCTCTACCAACTGAGCTACATCCGCCACTAAAACTTATTATACTATTTACTTACCAACCGAAAGAATGGTGCACCCGACAAGATTCGAACCTGTGACCTTTGCCTCCGGAGGGCAACGCTCTATCCAGCTGAGCTACGGGTGCTCGCGTCTTTAGCGTGGCGCGAATACTACTGATTGCGGCACTGTCTGTCTAGTGTTTTTTGCAAGTTTTGGTTTTTTTTAGTGTTTTTTATTGTAAATAACCTCTCACGGGAACATTAATCAGACGATTTCCGTATTTTCAGATATACTTTCAATAATTTACCCACAAATAGAGTCTTCAATTATGACCCAAGACCCCTTCCTAGATCGCGAAGCGCAAACTTACGAGCATCCAGTGCCAAGTCGTGAATTTATTTTAGAATATTTAGAAAAACAAGCAAAACCTATTAGCCGTGATGCCCTGTTTAACGCTTTTTCTTTAAGCGGTGAAGAGGAAGCCGAGGGGTTGCGTCGTCGTTTAAAAGCGATGGAACGTGATGGGCAATTAGTCTGGTGCCGTAATGCGACTTATGCACTCCCGGACAAATTGAATCTAATTAAAGGTAAAGTGATTGGCCACAAAGATGGTTTTGGTTTTTTGAAAACTGAAGAAGAAGGTGCCGATCTTTTTTTACCCGCACATCAAATGCGTTTACTCTTTCACGGCGATAAAGTCCTTGTCCAACCGGTTAAAGTTGATTCGCGAGGTCGCACCGAAGCGCGTTTTGTACGTTTATTAGAAGAACGTAAAGAACCTATTGTCGGCCGTTATTTTGTCGAAGACGGCATCGCTGTCGTGGTGCCCGATGATTCTCGCATCAATCAAGATATTCTCATCAATCAAGATAACAATCTCGGTGCCCGCCACGGACAAATAGTCGTAGTGGAAATTCTCCAGCGTCCAAAACCTCGTTTGACTGCAAAAGGTAAAATCACTGAAATACTGGGTCAAGATATGGAACCCGGTATGGAAGTTGAGGTTGCACTGCGTACTCATGATATCCCGCATCAATGGCCTGAAGGTTTAGACAAAGAATTAGAAAACTTTACTGAAACTGTGCCTGAAGAAGCGATACAAGGGCGTGTAGATTTACGCCAATTACCACTGGTCACAATAGATGGCGAAGATGCGCGCGATTTTGATGATGCGGTTTTCTGTAAAGCTGAAGCCGGTGGCGGCTGGCGTCTGTGGGTAGCTATTGCAGACGTAAGCTATTACGTTCGACCCGGTACTATTTTAGATAAAGAAGCGATTAATCGTGGTAACTCGGTCTATTTCCCCGACCAGGTTGTGCCTATGTTGCCGGAAATATTATCTAATGGATTGTGCTCGTTAAATCCGCAGGTCGATCGTTTATGTATGGTCAGTGAAATGGTTATTTCTAAAGCCGGACTGCTCACGGATTACAAATTCTATGAAGCAGTAATGAATTCTCATGCACGCTTTACTTATACTAAAGTAGCGGCCATTTTAGAGGGTGATCAGACACTGCGCGAGCAGTACAAACCTTTAGTGCCTCATATCGAAGAGTTAGAGCACCTTTATAAAGCCTTCAAGCGCGCACGCAAGATTCGAGGTGGAATGGAGTTTGAAACCTTAGAAACGCGTTTTATTTTTGATCAAAACCGTAAAATAGAATCTATCGAGCCAATAACACGTAACGATGCGCATAAGATCATAGAAGAATGCATGATTCAGGCAAACGTTGCTTCGGCACGTTTAATTGGCAAGGCAGAAGCTGCTGCGTTATACCGCGTTCATGAAACTCCCAGTCAGGAAAAATTAGTTAACTTCCGTTCATTTTTGTCAGAGCTTGGTTTAAGCCTTGCCGGTGGAGAGAAACCGGCACCGCGTGATTATGCGGCATTAGCTGAAGAATTTGCGGGTCGTGAAGACAGTGAGCTTTTACAAACCATGTTATTACGCTCAATGAAACAAGCTGTCTATCAAGATGAAAATCTCGGACACTTTGGCTTGGCGTTAGAAGAGTACGCTCACTTCACCTCTCCTATTCGTCGTTACCCGGATCTGATTTTACACCGTGCCATTAAATATTTAATCGAACATCAGGCAAAGGGTCAGTTGAAATCAAAATGGACCAATACCGGCGGATATCATTATCTACATGAAGAGATGGGTGCCTTAGGCGAGCATTGTTCAATGACTGAACGCCGCGCCGATGATGCCACTCGTGATGTAGGTGACGCTTTAAAATGTGAATATATGCAGGATCATGTTGGTGATGTAATGCACGGCACTATTGCCGCTGTCACCAACTTTGGTTTCTTTGTACGCTTAACGGGTATTCAAATCGATGGCTTGGTCCATGTGACAAGCTTACTGTCTGATTATTATATCTTTGATGCAGGCAAACAAACCCTTAAAGGTGAGCGTACGGGACGTACCTTTAGGATCGGTGATGCATTAGATGTGAAAGTGTTGTCAGTTAATTTAGATGATAAAAAAATCGATTTTGAATTAGCGGATCAAGCGGCAGCGGGACAACGAAAACGAGCTCAAAATACGGCCGCGCGTGAAAACGATCGCCCGATAGATAAACGGGCACGGTCAAAAGCGGCGGGCAAAGGTCGCGCAAATGATAACGCTAAAAAAAGCGATCAGCCGGTTGAAAAAGAACCCGCTAAGCAAGAGCAAAAAGCCAACAAGCCCAAAAGAAAAAGAACGATAAAACAGGGCGAAAAAAACACCGCATCATCAAAAACAAAAAAAACCACGGCAACAGCTAAAAAAGTAGGTCGTGCTGATCGCCGTAATAAAATAAAACAAGCAAACAAAATAAATAGCTAACAGCTAGGAGCTACGAGCGGCGAGCTAGGAGATACAAGCTTTCTAGCTTTCAGGCGTTCGAGCTGCGAGTCTTGAGCTATTATCAACAAATAGAATTAGAGAAAATATGAGCAAAAGTGAATTACTTTATGGCATCCATTCAGTTGATGCCTTATTAGAGAAACAACCAGAACGTTTTATTGAAGTTTATGCATTAAAAGGACGTGAGGACGAACGCCTTAATAATATTATTGCTAAATTAAATGAATGGGGTATTTCCGTCCAATTAATGAACCGTAAAGCCATGGATGATAAGTCGGAAGGAGAGCAACACCAGGGTATTATCGCCCGCGTTAAAACGGCCAAGGTCTTAAACGATAATGACTTAGACAGTTTATTGGAGAGTTTAACTGCACCGCCTTTTTTACTTATTTTAGACGGTGTAACGGATCCGCATAATCTAGGTGCATGTCTGCGTAGTGCAGATGCAGCCGGTGTGCATGCAGTGATTATCCCTAAAGATAATTCAGCAAGCTTAACCCCCGTAGTGCGTAAAGTCGCCTGTGGAGCAGCAGAATCAGTGCCTTTAATTCATGTCACTAATCTGGCTCGAGCGATGCGTTCATTACAGGACAAAGGTGTCTGGATTTATGGTACAGCGGGAGAAGCCACACAAAGCCTCTATGACTGTAAACTAGAAGGCGGCATGGCACTTGCGATGGGCGCGGAAGGTAAAGGATTACGCCGTTTAACACGTGAACATTGTGACCAGCTGATTAAACTGCCAATGGCGGGAGCCGTTTCCAGCTTAAATGTCTCGGTAGCAACCGGTGTCTGCTTGTTTGAAGTGGTTCGTCAGCGCGGATAACAAAATTTTCGGCTATCAGCTATCAGCTATCAGCTATCGGCTGACGGCTGATAGCCGATAGCGGCAAGGCTTCGAGCTTTGACCTAGTGTCCTCTTTCAAGCAGATATAATGCTTCGCAAATATTCCCTTATTATCAAAATAACTGCTTGCGCCAACAAACGCTAAACTGTACACTTTACCGCCTTAAATCAACCACCTTTTTTGTTCCTTGCTTCTATTGGTACGGTTGAGCCAAATCAAGAAGCTAATAACCCGTAAGGAGCGATTTTTATATGCGTCATTATGAAATCGTATTTATGGTTCACCCTGATCAGAGTGAACAAGTTAATGGTATGATTGAACGTTACACAGCCTCTATCACAGAAGCTGGCGGTACAGTTCATCGTCTAGAAGATTGGGGCCGTCGTCAATTGGCTTACCCAATCAACAAACTACACAAAGCACACTATGTTCTTATGAACATTGAAGCTGGACAGAACGTAATCGATGATTTGGAAAATGCTTTCCGTTTCAACGATTCAGTGATCCGTAACATGATCATGCGTACTAAAACTGCTGTGACTGAAGTTTCTGTAGTGGCAAAAGCAAGAGAAGAGCGTGTTGAACGTGCTCCTCGTGCTCCACGTCCAGAAGTGAAAGCAGAACCAGAAGCAGAAGCAACAGCTGAAGCATAAGCTACTTAGTGACTGATAACTTTTTGCGACTTTCGGGTGTAGTAACTGAAAAGCCTACATTTAAAAAAAGTCCTAGCGGTTTACAACACTGTAATTTAGTGATTGAACATCGTTCTATGCAAGAAGAGGCTGAATTACCACGCAACGTTTTTTGTTATATGCCCGTTGCAGCAAGTGGAATACTTGCCAGTCAGTTAAAAGATAAATTATCGAAAGGGATGCAAATAAGAGTAAGTGGTTTTATCACTTTTCATCAAAGCGCAAATAAGCTTGGAAAACTCGTGTTGCATGCTCAGTACATAGAACAAATTTGAGGAAATACCATGGCTCGTTACTTCCGCCGTCGTAAGTTCTGTCGTTTCACCGCTGAAGGTGTTAGCGAAATTGATTACAAAGACGTTGTTACGTTAAAAAATTACATCACTGAAAGTGGTAAAATTGTACCTAGCCGTATTACTGGCACATGTGCTAAATACCAACGTCAACTAGCGCGCGCCATCAAACGTGCACGTTACTTGTCACTTTTACCATACACAGATTTACACAAGTAAACAGGAGCTATAGATTATGGAAATTATCCTACAAGATACAGTTGCTAACCTTGGTAAACTTGGCGATAAAGTTGTTGTTAAATCAGGTTACGCACGTAACTTTCTTTTTCCACAACAAAAAGCTGTTCCAGCAAACAAAGCAAACTTAGAAGCTTTTGAAACACGTCGTGTTGAATTAGAAGCTAAGCAAGCTGCTAACCTTGCTGCTGCAGAAAAACGTGGCGCTGCATTAGCTGCATTAGAAGCGGTTGTTATCGCATCTAAAGCCGGCGATGTTGGTAAACTATTCGGTTCAATCGGTACGCGTGATATTGCTACTGCAATCACTGCTGCTGGTGTACCTGTTGTTAAAAGTGAAGTTCGTCTTCCTGAAGGCGCTTTACGCAACACTGGTTTATTCGAAATTGCTGTAGTAGTACACTCTGAAGTGTCTACTATTGTTAAAATTGAAGTTGTTCAAGCTGAATAATTCAGTTTTGATAAACTAAGATTATAAAAATACCTGCTTTCGAGCGGGTATTTTTTTGCCTAAAATCCCCCCTTCTCTTTTCTTTTTTTCCCTGACGGTGACTTTCTTTTCCAGATCCTTTCCTTAAAAATTACGCTGCTGACTTTTTTGTTTGTAGGCTTTCGCTTGCAGCTGATGGCTAAATTTTCATTGTTGGTCTTCCGCCCTGACGGCGTGTTACTTTTTCTCAACAGCAAGAAAAGAGTAACCAAAAAGTGCCGTTCCGAGACGTTTTTTATTCTTGCACTGCCCAACCGCTTTTTAACGCACCACCTCAGACATTACGTCCCTGTACTGGCTGAGGTTAGAGAAAACATCCATGTTTTCTCTTGCTAAAGCACTTGTTCAGCACAAGAAAAACGTACGGAAATTTTCGTAGCCACATTGGTTTGATTATCTGCTCAATAATTTCATTTTCGAAATTTTTGAGATTACACCGTGTATAAACAATCAGTTATGCTATGTTGATTGAAATACTCAATACCCCCTTCGAAGGTTGCCATGACCGATATAATTAAGCGAATTGAAAACTTATTTAAAGACGACTCTATGCCACCAATGATTTTAATTGATGGCGACTGGGGTTCAGGTAAGACTTATTTTATAAAAAATAAATTAATCCCTCACTTTGAAAATAAAGACAAAAAAGTAGTTTTCTTTTCTCTTTATGGCATATCAGATTTAAATGACTTTAGAGATAAATTGCTTTCTGTTTATTCTATGAATGATAAAGATGCTTCCACTGGCTTTAAAGATTTAAGTACTATCTTCACTAAACTTGGCAGTGTATTGGGAGAAAGTAACGCAAGCAATCTTGGCGCGATAGCCAATAGCCTGACAGGTATGATCAAGCATGCTGCATTAGGACGAATTAAAGGTTTTACTTTGATACTCGATGATCTCGAGAGAGTTGCAGACGATAAATTAACAGGATTGCTACTCGGGGAGTGTATTGAGCTAGCGGAAAACAATCAGATTAAAATTATTGTTGCCGCTAATGCGAAAAAAATAACGACTAACACTATGTTAGAAAAAGCATTTGTCGACATCATTCCCTATAAAACATCACCCGAAGAGATGGTCAATATAGCTATTGAAGGAATAGAACTATTTGAAAAAAATAAAATCAATATTAAAAACGAAGTAATACGTTTAGATTATACAAACCTAAGAGTACTTAAGCGCGCTCTTTTTAGGCTAAAACCCGTGCTGCAAAAAATTAAAGAATCAAATGAGATCATTAAGGAACCCTCAGCGAAAATAGCTACTTCGACTATTCTAGCAATCTGCTTCGCACATTATGAAAAGCATTATACAAAAAAAGAAATAAGTAAAAACGTGGTACGCTCCGAAATAATAAAAATACACCTTGACAATAAAGGCAAAAAAACTGACCCCCCCTCAATGAAAGAAAAGGAGTTATCGATAATATTAGGCAATGTGAATACAGTACTAAATACTCTAGACTATTGCTTTGGCGAAAAATTAAAAATAAATATAATCAATGATTTGAATCTCCCAAAGAAAAAAGATCCATTAAACTCCATGATTACAGGGAATTATATCTACGGTACTGAAGAAGAATTTGTACTCGGAATCGCTTTACTTAAAAAATGCATTATGTCTAAAGAGACTGTTAACTTTGAGCAATGGGGAAAAGCGTGCCATATGCTGCTTTATTTTTCCCGATTTAATTATATTAATGATACAGAAGAAGATCTCTGGGTTACGATTAATGAGTTCAAAAACATAATCGATTTCGCCCCAAATGATGGCTACACTAGCTGGATTAGCAGCATAGATAACCAAGAATTGAAGAATATATTAAGAGAAAAATCCGCCAGTGCTAGTAATAAATCTCAAAATATAGCAACAAAGGCTTTCAAAGATGTAATGGTACATTCATGGAAGAACGCCCTAGAGACTGAGATTCACAGCTCACAGTCTAATAAGGTTTTATCTTTTACCGATTCTGAGTTTCTGAATCAATGCATAGAAAACTGGGATGCTATTGATATAAAAGAATTCAATATCGCATTAGGTGAGCGATATGAAGTACTTACTAGCAATAGTTACGATCAGGAACTTATTAATTTAAAGGGTATTAAAAAAATGCTGGAGGAAAAGCTGCAGAAAATGGAAAGCAGCTTTAAAAAAGGAGAATTAACCAAATTACTCCACACTTCCGGTAAGACCCTTAAACATCTCATAGATATTCAAGCCAAAAATTCGCGTGACTAGCTAATCATAATGAAATAAACCAATGCGGCTAGGTGATCCCCTTCCATTTTTCTTGCAATGAACAAATGCTTTAGCAACAGAAATCATGGAGCGAATTGAACGGCAGTTCAGGATTATGAGCGAAGATAAATTGGACACCCATACTTTTTTGCGAATAATCTAACCACTGCGGCTAGGCAATTTCCGTACGTTTTTCTTGTCTGAGAAATCACTTTAGCAAAGGAAATCATGGATGATTTCATTAGGCTCGGCTCTGCACATGGATGTGCTGTCCGAGCCGGTGCGTTAAGAAGTTATTGAGCAGACAAGAATAAAAAACGTCTCGGAACGGCATTCTTTTGGTTACTTTTCTTTTGCTGTTGAAAGAAAAGTAACCCGCCGTCAAAAGCGGAATACCAACAAATAACGTTAAACCAAGCGCTTACAAGCGAAGGCCTATGACAAACCAATTCGGCTAAGCTCTGACTGTTCAGTTACTTGCTAGTGTTTACGCTAGATATCGCTTTCAAAGGAAGTCATCGGAGAGGTTTGTTGGGCTGTCATTATGAATATAAATGTCTCCTTCGAGAAAAAGTAACATAGCTTTAATCGAAGGAGTTTTACGATGATTTATCGTTTAGTGTTGAAACGATTAACCATCTGCATTAATAGCTGAAATTAGTTCTGCAAGACCAGCTTCACTTTGATCATGTGGAACTTGACAAGTCCCCGCTGCATTATGTCCGCCACCATTGTATTTAAGCATTAACTCGCCAACATTGGTTTTTGAACTACGGTCAAAAATAGATTTACCGGTAGCAAAAACTGTATTTTGCTTTTTAAGGCCCCACATAATATGAATTGAAATATTACATTGTGGAAATAATGCATAAATAACAAAACGATTACCTGAGTAGATAATTTCTTCTTCTCTTAAATCAAGAATAACTAAGTTACCATGAACCGTAGCACAACGTTTAATCTGCTCTTTAAATTTTTCTTCGTGCTCAAAGTAAAGATCGGTTCGTTCTTTAACATCAGGAAGTTCTAGTATCTGGTCAATGCTGTGATCTTTCCCAAATTCAATTAGAGCCATCATGAGTTCGTAATTTGAGATACGAAAATTTCTGAAGCGACCTAAACCTGTTCGAGAATCCATAATGAAATTAAGCAGTTCCCAGCGTTTAGCATGTAACACTTCTTCTTTATTGAATTGAGCAGAGTCAGCTTTATCTACTGCATTCATCATACTTTTCCAGCTAGCGGGGAAGGTTTTTTCTCCGCCGTAATAATCGTAAACAACGCGAGCAGCTGAAGGAGCATCAGGATCGATAATATGATTATCTCGTTTTTCATTACGCAGTGTTTCACTATGATGGTGATCAAAGGAAAGATGAATACCGTCAACATAAGGTAAGTTGGTCGAAATATCATCTGGCCCTACTTCAATAATTCCGTCTTGCATATCTTTAGGGTGAACAAAAAGAATGTCGTCAACTAAATTAATATTTTTGAGTAAAATAGCACACACTAAACCATCAAAATCACTACGAGTAACTAAACGATATTTTTTATTATCCGACATCTATTATCTCCATTAGATATAATTTATTTTTATTATTAAACATTCGCTCTTTATTAAAACATACTAACAGATAAATTGAAGATAAATTGGACACCCATACCTTTTTACGAATAATCTAACCAATGCGGCTAGGAAATCCCCTTCCATTTTTCTTGCAATGAACAAACGCTTTAGCAACAGAAATCATAGAGCGAATTGAACGGCAGTTCAGGATTATGAGCGGGCTAAGCTCTGCGTGCCCTTGTTGATTTCTGTAAGTTCAGCTCTGCACATGGATGTGCTGTCCGAACTGGTGCGTTAAAAGCATTTGGGCAGTGCGAGATAAAAAGATGGCTAGGGGTGACGCTTTTGCCTACTTTTTTTCGGCATTTAGAAACATAACTTATTCGAACTGCGAAACTGCGTTTCGGTTTCTCAACGTTTACTCGCCGTCAGGGCGAAACCACCAACAACGAAAGTTAAACCAACCGCCCACAAACGAAAACCAACAAACAAGCCAATGCAGCTAGATGATCCCCCTCCATTTTTCTTGCAATGAACAAACGCTTTAGCAAGTGAAACCCGGACGGTTTCACCAGGTCTGGCATGCACAGGGATGTGCATTCCGGACTGGTGCGTTAAAAAGCGATTGGGCAGTGCAAGATCAAAAAATGGCTAGGGGTGGCACTCTTTTGCTGTTGAAAGAGCATGACTCCCTCGAACTGCGAAACTGCGTTTCGGTTTCTCATCATCTACCCGCCGTCAAAAGCGGAATACCAATAAATAAAGTTAAACCAAGCGCTTACAAGCGAAGGCCAACAAACAAGCTAAATAGTTTCACTAACATTCCCACGTGGAGCGTAAAGAAAAAAGACAAAAAAACCCCAGGGTTAAGTGAGGCTCAATATCAAAATAGCAAATTGAGGCCTAAAGCCTCAAACCATTAT is a window from the Psychromonas ingrahamii 37 genome containing:
- the rpsF gene encoding 30S ribosomal protein S6, with translation MRHYEIVFMVHPDQSEQVNGMIERYTASITEAGGTVHRLEDWGRRQLAYPINKLHKAHYVLMNIEAGQNVIDDLENAFRFNDSVIRNMIMRTKTAVTEVSVVAKAREERVERAPRAPRPEVKAEPEAEATAEA
- a CDS encoding DHH family phosphoesterase — translated: MSDNKKYRLVTRSDFDGLVCAILLKNINLVDDILFVHPKDMQDGIIEVGPDDISTNLPYVDGIHLSFDHHHSETLRNEKRDNHIIDPDAPSAARVVYDYYGGEKTFPASWKSMMNAVDKADSAQFNKEEVLHAKRWELLNFIMDSRTGLGRFRNFRISNYELMMALIEFGKDHSIDQILELPDVKERTDLYFEHEEKFKEQIKRCATVHGNLVILDLREEEIIYSGNRFVIYALFPQCNISIHIMWGLKKQNTVFATGKSIFDRSSKTNVGELMLKYNGGGHNAAGTCQVPHDQSEAGLAELISAINADG
- the rplI gene encoding 50S ribosomal protein L9, with the protein product MEIILQDTVANLGKLGDKVVVKSGYARNFLFPQQKAVPANKANLEAFETRRVELEAKQAANLAAAEKRGAALAALEAVVIASKAGDVGKLFGSIGTRDIATAITAAGVPVVKSEVRLPEGALRNTGLFEIAVVVHSEVSTIVKIEVVQAE
- the rlmB gene encoding 23S rRNA (guanosine(2251)-2'-O)-methyltransferase RlmB → MSKSELLYGIHSVDALLEKQPERFIEVYALKGREDERLNNIIAKLNEWGISVQLMNRKAMDDKSEGEQHQGIIARVKTAKVLNDNDLDSLLESLTAPPFLLILDGVTDPHNLGACLRSADAAGVHAVIIPKDNSASLTPVVRKVACGAAESVPLIHVTNLARAMRSLQDKGVWIYGTAGEATQSLYDCKLEGGMALAMGAEGKGLRRLTREHCDQLIKLPMAGAVSSLNVSVATGVCLFEVVRQRG
- a CDS encoding P-loop NTPase fold protein, whose amino-acid sequence is MTDIIKRIENLFKDDSMPPMILIDGDWGSGKTYFIKNKLIPHFENKDKKVVFFSLYGISDLNDFRDKLLSVYSMNDKDASTGFKDLSTIFTKLGSVLGESNASNLGAIANSLTGMIKHAALGRIKGFTLILDDLERVADDKLTGLLLGECIELAENNQIKIIVAANAKKITTNTMLEKAFVDIIPYKTSPEEMVNIAIEGIELFEKNKINIKNEVIRLDYTNLRVLKRALFRLKPVLQKIKESNEIIKEPSAKIATSTILAICFAHYEKHYTKKEISKNVVRSEIIKIHLDNKGKKTDPPSMKEKELSIILGNVNTVLNTLDYCFGEKLKINIINDLNLPKKKDPLNSMITGNYIYGTEEEFVLGIALLKKCIMSKETVNFEQWGKACHMLLYFSRFNYINDTEEDLWVTINEFKNIIDFAPNDGYTSWISSIDNQELKNILREKSASASNKSQNIATKAFKDVMVHSWKNALETEIHSSQSNKVLSFTDSEFLNQCIENWDAIDIKEFNIALGERYEVLTSNSYDQELINLKGIKKMLEEKLQKMESSFKKGELTKLLHTSGKTLKHLIDIQAKNSRD
- the priB gene encoding primosomal replication protein N; translated protein: MTDNFLRLSGVVTEKPTFKKSPSGLQHCNLVIEHRSMQEEAELPRNVFCYMPVAASGILASQLKDKLSKGMQIRVSGFITFHQSANKLGKLVLHAQYIEQI
- the rnr gene encoding ribonuclease R, which translates into the protein MTQDPFLDREAQTYEHPVPSREFILEYLEKQAKPISRDALFNAFSLSGEEEAEGLRRRLKAMERDGQLVWCRNATYALPDKLNLIKGKVIGHKDGFGFLKTEEEGADLFLPAHQMRLLFHGDKVLVQPVKVDSRGRTEARFVRLLEERKEPIVGRYFVEDGIAVVVPDDSRINQDILINQDNNLGARHGQIVVVEILQRPKPRLTAKGKITEILGQDMEPGMEVEVALRTHDIPHQWPEGLDKELENFTETVPEEAIQGRVDLRQLPLVTIDGEDARDFDDAVFCKAEAGGGWRLWVAIADVSYYVRPGTILDKEAINRGNSVYFPDQVVPMLPEILSNGLCSLNPQVDRLCMVSEMVISKAGLLTDYKFYEAVMNSHARFTYTKVAAILEGDQTLREQYKPLVPHIEELEHLYKAFKRARKIRGGMEFETLETRFIFDQNRKIESIEPITRNDAHKIIEECMIQANVASARLIGKAEAAALYRVHETPSQEKLVNFRSFLSELGLSLAGGEKPAPRDYAALAEEFAGREDSELLQTMLLRSMKQAVYQDENLGHFGLALEEYAHFTSPIRRYPDLILHRAIKYLIEHQAKGQLKSKWTNTGGYHYLHEEMGALGEHCSMTERRADDATRDVGDALKCEYMQDHVGDVMHGTIAAVTNFGFFVRLTGIQIDGLVHVTSLLSDYYIFDAGKQTLKGERTGRTFRIGDALDVKVLSVNLDDKKIDFELADQAAAGQRKRAQNTAARENDRPIDKRARSKAAGKGRANDNAKKSDQPVEKEPAKQEQKANKPKRKRTIKQGEKNTASSKTKKTTATAKKVGRADRRNKIKQANKINS
- the rpsR gene encoding 30S ribosomal protein S18, translated to MARYFRRRKFCRFTAEGVSEIDYKDVVTLKNYITESGKIVPSRITGTCAKYQRQLARAIKRARYLSLLPYTDLHK